The Zea mays cultivar B73 chromosome 7, Zm-B73-REFERENCE-NAM-5.0, whole genome shotgun sequence DNA segment AGCCCATCTTCCATTATATATATCTATTGTTTCAATGGAAACCTTTCTTCTATGACCAATTCTTTCTGCATAAGTTTCCTTGTTGAAATGCAGGACCTTACCTGCAGTTGTTTCGTTTCAGGTGATCTTCCCATCATTATATCATGCGCTAGTCTTGCATTGGCAGATGCTGGAATCATGATGTATGACCTTGTTACATCTGTATCCGTGGTATGCCCCCCATGCTGTTTCTGCTCTATGATACTTGCACCTAAACCATCAGTTATCAGTTAAGCTTGATGATGACCAGATTTTACTTCCTTGCCCAGTCCTGTTTCAGAAAGAACATCATCATCGATCCAACCTCAGACGAGGAAGCATGGCAAGACGGAAGCCTTGTGGTGGCTTTCATGCCAGCCCGCAAGGAGATCACGCAGCTCACGCTCACTGGAGAGTGGAGCGATGGCAGAATAACCAATGTATGCGCTGCCTACTGCGTTAGACACGATGGTATCAAGGCTCTAACAAATACTAACCTCTTGTTACCTTTGTCAACAGGCAGTAGAGCTCTGTATGGATGCTTGCAGCAAGCTGGGTGACATATTGCGTGACCGCTTGAAAGATACCGCTACCTTGACGTGTGAATGACGTGTTAGAGAGAGCACTGGCAACAACAGATGTTCTTAGCTGTACAAATTCTGTAGGCAGGGGAGGCTGATCGGCCTGATGTTTGAGTGAGCATGATGCATGGTTATGATGATGGTCTCCTTCACGGCAAAAGCTGTCAAACCGGGAAGAAATTGCAGGGCAGTGTGTATTTGGCATGTAACGTACTTCTGACTGACCTTTGCCTTCATGTAGCATCTGTATCTTTCTTTTTCCGCGTACTGTAACACTTCTTACTCTACCAGGAGCTGGAATTTTTTTGGTTCGGGTGAAAAAACATTTTGCTGCTCTCAGCTTTTCACCCCTTGTTTCCACATGCTTTAGGTCGGACTCGCTACATGAAATTCCTAGCCTAGTTACTAGTGGCTCGCAACTCGCAAATCATGCGCCATCCATTGCAGCATTGCGCTGCGTGGTAGCAGCTCGACCAGCAACTCCAGTCGGCCAGTCTTACTTGCACTGGCAGTGGGCCACACGTTCCTAATCCCCTTCCCAGCGCCGCAAAAAATATCTCGTTTCTGGCAAATATCCGAACAGCCAGCCCGACCGCGCGAGCCGTTGGATATTTAAGCCCCTCCTCACTCCCCCCAGTCCTCCCGTGCTATCCCCCCATTCGTCACCAGCCAGGTCCTGGAACCTTATCACCAAATCCTCACATCATGGCGGCCGCGCTCTTCTCCACCTCGCTCTCGCCCCGCTTCCTCGCCCTATCCTCTCCGAAGCCGGCCGcgcccgcggcctcggccttcctccCCTTCACGCTGCCGCTGCGCGCTGTGTCGGCGCCGGCGCCAGCGAGGCGGGTCTTCGAGCCCGTAGCCGTCGCGGTGTCGTCGGAGTACGGGACCGAGGGCGCGGAGCAGCAGGACGGGGAGTTCTCCGAGGACCTCAAGCTGTTCGTCGGTAACCTGCCGTTCAGCGTCGACAGTGCGCAGCTGGCCGGGCTCTTCGAGCAGGCTGGCTCCGTCGAGATGGTCGAGGTATATACAAGTTTTCCGGTCCTTTCTGTCTTCGTAATTGCTAGTCGTCAGTCAGTTCAGTTTACTTGAAGTTCAAGTTGTATTTGATTTTTTTAAAAGAAATATGTATACTGTGCTATAGCGACTAGTTTGAATTTAAGTTACATTTAAAGGTTACACGCAGTTTAGATATCTGTATGGCTGAATTGATTCGTACTACTGAAAGTAGTGACAAGAATCGTCATGGTATTCAAATAGTCATGTCCGACAACGGAGCTGCACGCATGCGTTAAGTTTTTTTGTGTTTGAATACAGAATACCCCATGATTTCTTTGTGTTTTTACTAGGTTGTATACGATAGAATGACTGGGCGGAGTCGTGGATTTGGATTCGTGACAATGTCTTCAGCTGAAGAAGCCGGGGCTGCTGTCGAGCAATTCAACGGTTATGTAAGGACGCTTCCACTCTTTTAAGCTAACTGTTCTCTTGGTGTGCTTCTGAATCTGATGATCAGCTATTTAACTGAAGAAAAATATGCAGCGGTACTGATAAGACAGTGGTCTATACTAGGATTATAATGCTGGTGTTTTGTACCACTTCTTAGGGTTTTCAGATTCAGGGTTTGCATCAAAGTTTCCATTACTCAATAACCTGAAATCAGAATCGTACCTTATAACCAATCATTGCTTATAGCTTCCTGCTAGCTGTTTGAGACTGAATTCTTCTTCTGAGCACACACATAGTGCGTCAGATTGCAGATAAGACTCTTGACTAATTATAATTAATCTTGCCACACAAACAGACATTTCAAGGAAGACCTCTGAGGGTGAACTGCGGGCCACCGCCACCTAGAGATGGATCCGCACCAAGAGCACCaaggggtggtggtggtggtggcggcggcggcagctTTGTCGATTCAGGGAACAAGGTATACGTGGGGAACCTTGCATGGGGCGTTGACAACTCGACTCTGGAGAACCTATTCAGTGAGCAAGGACAGGTGCTGGATGCTAAGGTCATCTACGACAGGGATAGCGGCAGGTCAAGGGGGTTTGGTTTCGTCACCTATGGCTCTGCCGAGGAGGTCAACAATGCCATATCAAACCTTGATGGCATCGTAAGTTTGTTCTGTGCCATTTTGATCCTTTCGCGTGTCTTGTACAATGTTGTACGTAGAGGATGTGCTAATCTGAATGTTTTATCGCATTGCAGGACTTGGATGGTAGACAGATCCGAGT contains these protein-coding regions:
- the LOC100274547 gene encoding RNA-binding protein CP29B, chloroplastic; the protein is MAAALFSTSLSPRFLALSSPKPAAPAASAFLPFTLPLRAVSAPAPARRVFEPVAVAVSSEYGTEGAEQQDGEFSEDLKLFVGNLPFSVDSAQLAGLFEQAGSVEMVEVVYDRMTGRSRGFGFVTMSSAEEAGAAVEQFNGYTFQGRPLRVNCGPPPPRDGSAPRAPRGGGGGGGGGSFVDSGNKVYVGNLAWGVDNSTLENLFSEQGQVLDAKVIYDRDSGRSRGFGFVTYGSAEEVNNAISNLDGIDLDGRQIRVTVAESKPRREF
- the LOC100382718 gene encoding Exosome complex component RRP41-like; its protein translation is MQTGPTTAASGSAYAEFGKTKVIVSVFGPRESKKAMMYSDVGRLNCNVSYTTFATPVRGQGADNKEYSSMLHKALEGAVMLHTFPKTTVDVFALVLESGGSDLPIIISCASLALADAGIMMYDLVTSVSVSCFRKNIIIDPTSDEEAWQDGSLVVAFMPARKEITQLTLTGEWSDGRITNAVELCMDACSKLGDILRDRLKDTATLTCE